From the Longibacter salinarum genome, one window contains:
- the xrtX gene encoding exosortase X: protein MSSSSSRQIWTFVGKALAIYGMWYVAYDLWLLPDGRLDAWLSKNVAWMTDMVMTAFGFDVFSSGRYVVPAGAGGVEIANGCNGLTTVGLFIGFVVAYPGRWWRRMIFIPLGILAIYATNVFRIVIMLLAQLYWPAAFDPLHGFGLTTIFYVAVFGLWVVWVNYGGATKSLSSQLESAPA from the coding sequence ATGTCTTCCTCATCCTCCCGCCAGATTTGGACATTTGTAGGCAAGGCCCTCGCCATCTACGGAATGTGGTATGTCGCGTATGACCTGTGGCTGCTACCGGACGGCCGTCTCGATGCCTGGTTGTCGAAAAATGTCGCTTGGATGACGGACATGGTAATGACGGCTTTCGGCTTTGATGTCTTTAGTTCGGGTAGGTATGTAGTCCCTGCGGGAGCCGGTGGGGTTGAAATTGCAAACGGATGCAACGGACTAACGACAGTCGGCCTCTTTATCGGGTTCGTTGTGGCTTATCCGGGACGATGGTGGCGTCGAATGATTTTTATCCCACTCGGTATATTGGCAATTTATGCTACCAACGTGTTTCGAATTGTAATCATGCTACTGGCTCAGTTGTACTGGCCTGCTGCATTCGACCCACTTCACGGTTTCGGGCTGACGACCATTTTCTATGTTGCAGTATTCGGACTCTGGGTTGTCTGGGTGAATTATGGAGGAGCCACGAAATCCCTCTCTTCTCAGCTTGAATCTGCTCCGGCGTGA
- a CDS encoding T9SS type A sorting domain-containing protein gives MEVQGDLTVESGGQYGTPGGEDSEMKYGGFDFSIIGTAGFDTNKLTFNNGGSTSSKPLLASGEVFSEVQITGNTYVRISTLFEVNGFLSIESEELNVQSGGSLIINDDFSVGVSATYSPSTSSSTIFTGQTNTGSGGTYDPSESTCTSNGGESTSDGDCEQDVRALGALDLGPVEVDDQDTRVVIATDEGNTNIPNVTSLDIDPGSDDSNVQFVLNNTDIIITGDVVNNGIFLPGGKRVFFKGTSQSITSTEPLEFFDVTVESTGSSDIDVSINPGADITVENQLDIVQGGLGFAGTVSDDASVTLLNQLKMSGGILDTERGSVTLVSKGAETGVDDAEAFVTYIDDDLSGAGDGNLDGEIRGDIVKQRELTGPSSWYFIGSPASTGTNDTFEAFLELGTGTNDLWTQGFVGSDGENAPASASNVRIMDESQPGIDDNGYVSIGAISDATVSGRGYLVYVYGDDNFDGSVTAGETFPKLLDSDLEPYNGKSFDYTADGPGISVTDNGDGAQAGNDQVDIDEGWNLLSNPYLATISWDALTKTNLDDAVYVWDPINRQFLTYSGGSGDLTNGYIAPQQSFLVKATDNTSLPATFNLAIDDITTAQANTSDFFQKSETFEPPVIKIAGEMAGQERSAYLTLLDGGTIQKDRYDAYELGAPVSGSRGAFSIFTTLDNGTGLSINALPSEITKETSIPLETVARGCVGGLPFSGTVTLTWPEIKNLPDKVGLTLRDTETGDVIDLRSQNDYQFQLTANTTCSNAVAKSSSDLQAAPTPQIMTASASKSTPGTRFELVISPNGVLPVEIGSFTGSLDGESAAIMEWTTLSETSNSGFYVEQKVDGSYQTVSSLIEGAGTTTEQQSYRFRVEDLEEGTTHTFRLRQVDVDGATSYSETVDVKVGIQDAYKLEAYPNPVANGQQPTVRFAVDKSQPVTIELYNTLGQRVRTLYNDTPRVTGEFQKVQVDVNSLASGVYFIRMRGESFATTKKLVVVR, from the coding sequence GTGGAGGTACAGGGAGACCTGACGGTTGAGTCTGGTGGCCAATACGGAACGCCTGGTGGAGAAGACTCAGAGATGAAGTACGGGGGGTTTGACTTTTCAATTATTGGTACGGCGGGCTTTGACACGAACAAGCTAACCTTCAATAACGGGGGGTCTACGTCATCCAAACCTTTACTGGCCAGTGGAGAGGTGTTCAGTGAGGTTCAGATTACTGGTAACACCTACGTTCGCATTAGTACTCTTTTCGAGGTGAATGGCTTCCTTTCGATCGAAAGCGAAGAACTGAATGTGCAGTCTGGGGGATCGCTGATCATCAACGATGACTTTAGTGTTGGTGTTAGTGCTACGTATTCGCCGTCTACATCAAGTTCAACAATATTCACGGGACAGACAAATACTGGGAGTGGAGGAACGTACGATCCGTCTGAGTCAACATGCACGTCAAATGGCGGCGAGTCGACTTCAGACGGTGACTGCGAGCAAGATGTCCGTGCGCTCGGTGCCTTAGATTTGGGTCCTGTAGAAGTTGATGATCAGGACACACGCGTCGTCATCGCAACCGACGAAGGAAACACCAATATACCCAACGTGACAAGCCTGGATATTGACCCAGGCAGTGATGATAGTAATGTCCAGTTCGTCCTGAACAACACCGACATTATTATTACGGGGGATGTGGTGAATAACGGCATTTTTCTCCCCGGTGGGAAACGCGTCTTCTTTAAGGGCACCTCCCAGTCGATCACCTCGACGGAGCCACTCGAATTCTTTGATGTGACGGTTGAGAGTACGGGATCATCAGATATTGATGTCTCAATTAATCCGGGTGCGGACATTACCGTCGAAAACCAGCTAGATATCGTTCAAGGTGGTCTAGGGTTCGCTGGTACAGTAAGCGATGACGCTTCCGTGACGCTCCTGAATCAGCTCAAAATGTCTGGTGGAATCCTAGATACCGAGCGTGGATCAGTGACGCTTGTGTCGAAGGGTGCCGAGACAGGCGTTGATGATGCTGAAGCATTCGTGACGTATATAGATGACGACTTGAGCGGAGCAGGTGATGGGAATCTGGATGGTGAAATTCGAGGTGACATTGTCAAGCAGCGTGAACTGACGGGTCCTTCCAGCTGGTATTTTATCGGAAGTCCAGCTAGTACGGGCACAAACGACACGTTCGAAGCATTTTTGGAGCTCGGTACCGGTACGAATGACCTCTGGACTCAGGGTTTTGTCGGCTCCGATGGTGAAAATGCTCCCGCTTCTGCGTCGAATGTTCGCATCATGGACGAGTCGCAGCCAGGCATTGATGATAACGGTTACGTTTCTATCGGTGCAATTTCGGATGCGACCGTCTCCGGACGCGGATACCTTGTGTACGTATACGGCGATGACAATTTTGACGGCTCCGTAACGGCCGGGGAGACGTTCCCGAAGCTCTTAGACTCTGACCTTGAGCCATACAACGGCAAATCATTTGATTACACCGCTGATGGCCCGGGGATTTCCGTTACGGACAATGGCGATGGAGCTCAAGCTGGAAACGATCAGGTGGATATCGATGAGGGATGGAATCTTCTCAGCAATCCATATCTCGCGACGATATCCTGGGATGCACTGACGAAAACCAACCTTGACGATGCAGTCTATGTTTGGGATCCAATTAACCGGCAATTCCTTACGTACTCGGGAGGGTCGGGGGATCTTACAAACGGTTACATCGCGCCTCAGCAGTCTTTTTTGGTGAAGGCAACGGATAATACGAGTCTTCCAGCGACGTTCAATCTTGCGATCGACGATATCACGACGGCTCAAGCAAATACATCCGACTTCTTTCAAAAGTCTGAAACCTTCGAGCCACCGGTGATCAAAATTGCAGGAGAGATGGCAGGCCAAGAACGATCAGCCTATCTCACCCTCCTTGACGGAGGAACGATCCAAAAAGACCGGTATGACGCGTATGAACTAGGCGCTCCGGTTAGCGGATCGCGCGGAGCATTCTCTATCTTTACGACGCTGGATAATGGTACAGGACTGAGTATCAACGCCTTGCCGTCCGAGATCACGAAAGAGACTTCAATTCCACTTGAGACCGTTGCACGCGGATGTGTGGGAGGACTTCCTTTCAGCGGCACCGTTACCCTCACGTGGCCAGAGATTAAAAACCTTCCGGACAAGGTTGGTCTCACGCTTCGCGATACCGAGACGGGTGATGTGATTGATCTACGGTCTCAAAATGATTACCAGTTCCAGCTTACGGCTAACACGACGTGCTCGAATGCTGTTGCTAAGTCATCTTCGGATCTTCAGGCTGCTCCAACGCCTCAGATCATGACGGCCTCGGCCTCTAAGTCTACTCCCGGGACTCGGTTCGAGTTGGTGATCTCGCCCAACGGAGTGCTACCTGTTGAGATCGGCTCCTTCACGGGCTCGCTCGATGGTGAATCTGCTGCTATTATGGAGTGGACGACGCTGAGCGAGACGAGCAACAGCGGGTTCTACGTCGAGCAGAAGGTCGACGGCAGCTACCAGACGGTCTCCTCGCTGATTGAAGGCGCGGGCACCACGACGGAGCAGCAGTCCTACCGCTTCCGCGTGGAGGACCTCGAGGAAGGCACGACGCACACGTTCCGCCTCCGCCAGGTGGATGTGGACGGCGCGACGTCCTACTCGGAGACAGTCGACGTGAAGGTCGGCATCCAGGATGCGTACAAGCTAGAAGCTTACCCGAATCCGGTCGCCAACGGTCAGCAGCCGACGGTGCGCTTCGCAGTCGATAAGAGCCAGCCCGTTACGATCGAGCTGTACAACACGCTCGGTCAGCGCGTGCGGACGCTCTACAACGACACGCCGCGGGTCACGGGCGAATTCCAGAAGGTGCAGGTGGACGTGAACAGCCTCGCAAGTGGCGTCTACTTCATCCGGATGCGCGGCGAAAGCTTCGCGACGACGAAGAAGCTAGTCGTGGTTCGCTAA